A single genomic interval of Malania oleifera isolate guangnan ecotype guangnan chromosome 11, ASM2987363v1, whole genome shotgun sequence harbors:
- the LOC131167380 gene encoding putative F-box protein PP2-B12: MEGENESERLDWSSLPEGCIANIVSLTSPRDACRLSLVSSAFRSASNSDSVWERFLPSDYPAILSRSCSPSPPRGDFSSKKEFYFRLCDSPLLIDGGTKSFSLERCSGKKCYMLAPRSLFIVWGDTPEYWTWISLPESRFWEVAELRAVCWLEIRGKMDTGMLSTGTDYAAYLVFKFTENTYNLERRPVEVSAGVGSQNEVRSVVLDPNGGWQGEEEGVPPGNQAYLSMRGDGWREVELGEFFIDGDDCEELGMSLLEVNGGHWKRGLIIKGIEVRPKNG, from the exons atggaaggAGAAAATGAGAGTGAGCGTTTGGATTGGTCGAGTTTGCCGGAAGGATGCATCGCGAACATCGTTTCTCTGACGAGTCCGCGGGACGCCTGCCGCCTCTCTCTGGTCTCATCCGCCTTTCGATCGGCCTCCAATTCTGATTCCGTTTGGGAGCGATTTCTGCCGTCCGATTATCCGGCCATCCTCTCCCGATCGTGTTCTCCATCGCCTCCTCGGGGCGATTTCTCATCCAAGAAAGAGTTTTACTTCCGCCTCTGCGATTCCCCCCTGCTCATCGACGGCGGTACCAAG AGCTTTTCATTGGAGAGATGTAGTGGAAAGAAATGTTACATGCTTGCTCCAAGGAGTCTCTTTATTGTATGGGGTGATACGCCTGAATATTGGACCTGGATTTCTCTACCCGAATCCAG GTTTTGGGAGGTGGCTGAGCTTCGCGCTGTGTGTTGGCTTGAGATCCGTGGCAAAATGGATACTGGTATGCTATCGACGGGCACGGACTATGCTGCATACCTTGTTTTTAAGTTTACGGAAAACACATACAACTTAGAGCGTCGACCTGTGGAGGTCTCTGCTGGAGTTGGCAGCCAAAATGAGGTGCGATCTGTTGTTCTTGATCCTAATGGTGGCTGGCAGGGAGAGGAGGAAGGCGTGCCACCAGGGAACCAAGCATATCTGAGTATGAGGGGAGATGGGTGGCGCGAGGTTGAGTTGGGCGAGTTTTTTATTGATGGAGACGATTGCGAGGAGCTGGGGATGAGTTTGCTGGAGGTGAATGGTGGTCACTGGAAGCGTGGCCTTATCATCAAAGGGATTGAGGTCAGGCCAAAAAACGGTTGA